One Littorina saxatilis isolate snail1 linkage group LG1, US_GU_Lsax_2.0, whole genome shotgun sequence genomic window carries:
- the LOC138971102 gene encoding uncharacterized protein encodes MVVGEELGGESCCVRASVVLLEYGILVSQKRKGVWAQNFLHVSLGSYAPLDVHQGAPSSGIDRPPHHDASTTMNGCLIHTVGRVTFVYSPVDPPPTIMSLEQEVGLVAEPHVSPVIPDGPAKVLVAPLHSVLAMAAGEDSSSVRSASSQTSFMQAVPHGLVR; translated from the coding sequence atggtggtcggtgaggaactgggtggtgagtcgtgctgtgtgcgggcgagcgttgtcctgctggaatatggcatcctggtcagccagaagaggaagggcgtgtgggcgcagaatttcctccacgtatcgctgggcagttatgcgcccttggacgtgcaccagggtgctccttccagcggtattgatcgccccccacaccatgacgcctccaccaccatgaacgggtgcctcatccacacagttgggcgcgtaacgttcgtttactctccggtagaccctcctccgaccatcatgtcgctggagcaggaagtaggactcgtcgctgaaccacacgtgtctccagtgattccggacggtccagcgaaggtgctggttgccccactgcactcggttctggcgatggcggcgggtgaggacagctcctctgtgaggtctgcgagctctcaaaccagcttcatgcaggcggttccgcacggtctggtccgataa